Genomic window (Chondrocystis sp. NIES-4102):
AGTTCACCACGGGAAAAAATATCTAATAAAGCCAACCCTTTATTTTTCACATTTAATTGTAATTGCAAGCGATCGCTTGTGGGTTTAGTTTTGCTAAAGGGCAGTTGATAGGGAAGATTACCTGTAACGGTTAGAGGTTCGGCATCTTGGGCGACAACACTACTGGCAGAAAAGTCTAAACGGGCATTATTATAATTAAAACTTCCCTTGGTAGATTGGATCGAAGTTTGATTGAGAGAGGCATTATCAATACTAATTTCCCCCCTAGCCTGCGGATCATCCTGTGTACCTGCAATGGTTGCTGAGGCGTTGAGTAACCCATCTAACCCCAATTCTGGAGGGAGAGAGAAAATTTGTTCAATTAATTTGATGGGAACTTCTAATAGTCGTAATTGTCCTGATTGTGTTTCTCCGCCGAAAATACCTGTAAATAGTAGGGTGGGGGTAGTCTTGTTTTTTTCCTTAGCGTTGGGAGTTGCGGGGGGTTCTAGTTGTAGGGAGATGGGTAATAGGGTGAGAATACCATCTTTAAGATTACCTTTGGCGATAATTTTTTTACTAGTTAAATTACCCCATTGCCACTTATCCCCAAGAAATTCAAATTCGGAATTTAAACCCGTATCCAGAGATCCAGACACATTTACTTTTCCGTCAAAAGTTCCAGTTAATTTTTTGATGTCGGGTATTAGGGCATCTTGTCGCCGTTTTTGGATAGCTTTTAAATCAGCTTGGATGGCGGATAATAATTGTAATTGGTCTAAGATGGGAGAATCTTTAAGTCCTACCTCAAATAAAGGATCTTCTGGGGGTGATTTTGGGGGTTGGTAGAGATCGGCTGCCTTAGCATAAAGGCGATCGCTTAATATTTTACTAAAATCGGTTAGTTCAAAGATTTGTAGGGCAATTAGGATATCCTGAATTTGTCCTCCTTGAATGGAAATCTGACCATCAACAGCCAAATCATCGGGTTTTTGGGCAACACTACCCGTTAACTTATAAATACTATTGCGCTGTTTAAATTCCACGTTTTGCATCGCGAAATAACCATCGGCATATTGAAAATCTCCCACAAGCCGATCTCCTCGGATACTAGCGATCGCAGGGGCATCTATGATCACGTTTTCTCCTGAAGTAGCCAGGGTATTAAGATTAAAAGTAAAATCCCCTGATATTTTTCCACTCATTGGTTGCAGGGCTATATTTTCAGGGAGTTTAAAGTCTTGATTTTTAAGGGCAACGGTTTTTAGCAAATTAATAGGGACATCTTGGATACTAAAAGCTAAGATTTCTTGTTCACCCGTAGCCTCGATCACCGTATAATCTTGAGCGATCGCTACTTTTTTAGGGGAAAAATTGCTATCTAAAACCAGTTCGATCCTATCTAGGGTATTAAGATTATTACTGGCTGAGTCTTGGGAAATCTCAGGGGTTTCTTGTATTTGTAGTTTTACGCCTGTTTGGGGAGATATATCAACATTTCCTGCGAGTAATGGTGCAAAATTGGTATCTTCTACTTTAAAATCCCTCACAGTTAGATTACCGTTAATAGTAATGGCGGAGGGAATACCACTAATTTTGCCTGAAAAGTCGCTTCTACCTGAATAATCTAAATTTATTGCCCAACTAGGTAAGGGTACACGTAACTTTTTAATATCTATCCATTGTGCTTTGGCTACATCAAACTCAAAGTATTCTACTGCTGCCAGTTTATCGGGAATATCGCCAAAAAACGACGGATCAAGCTGTATTTGCCCCCTAGCATCCAAACCGTCCCCTGTAGCTTGTAAAACATCCAAACGTTGACCATCCCAAGCAATAGCTGCCCCTAAAGGTTGTTCGAGTAGGTCAATTCCTTGACTAAAAGTTAAATTCCCTGTGGCTGCAACGGCGGTGGGGCTGAGGTTATCTACCTTACCTGTAACGCTTAGTTGTCCTCCCAATTGCCCATTTAGCTGTATTTCATCGGAATTAGGATCGCTAAAAAGACTTAAATCAACTGCTTGAGGAATTACTAAGGATCGAAAACTTCCACTGGCGATCGCTATATTTTGGGCAGTAAATACCCCTTCTGGTAGAGTGAGGCTACCATTTCCCGAGGCTGTAATTGTTTGAGGGGTGATATTATCCGTCGTCCCAGCTAGTTTTAACTTACCGTTTACCAAACCTGCAAACTGATCTGGGGTAGTTGCGCTTAATTCTTTCAGTTTTAGATTTATTCCTTGAGTGTTAGCCGTCCAATTTTGATCAACAATTTTGAGATCCGTTACCTTAACCGTACCTTGGGCTAAAATTAAATCACCAAAACCATTAATTAAAGTCTGAGGTTGGGCAGTGTCAGGAATATTACCTGTAAGATAAAATGTGCCACTGAGATTATCGTTAAATTCCCTTGGTAAATCTGTAAATAAACGACGTAATTTTAAATCTTGAGTTTTAGTATCCGCTTTCCAGTTACCATTAGCTACTGTAATTTGGGGTAAAGCAATTTGTCCCCCCACAGTTTTTAATTCTCCTCTACCCTGGACTTTTAATAGATTTAAATCTGCAACATTGCTTGTCCCCGAAACATCAAACACCCCATCAAGCAAACCCTTAGCAATAGTCGGCGCGCTACCCTTACCAAAGGGTAAACTACCAAATTCCACCCCCGAAGTAGTTAACTGCGATCGCCATACCCCCTTAGCATAATTTAAATCCTTAACCTTAACTATCCCATTACCCAAACTAAAAGTACTTTCTCCCCCACGCAAACGTAGAGTGGCTATATCTCCTGCTTGGGCATATAGTTTAGTTTGACCCGATATACGACCTATATCTACAGGTAGTTGATTATTATAACTACGAGCGATCGCTTTACCTGAAACGTTATCGGCTGAAAGATTAAAAGCCAGTTCTTGTGTACTATCTAATTGTAATTTGCCATTGCCAAAAAACTTACCACCTGTTTGAGGGATGGCGGTAAACTGTCTCACAGCGAGAGTTGAGTCGATTAATTCTAAATCAGCCTCAAGACTACTAAAATCAAGCTTATCAATTTTACTGGGGGTAGTACTAGCTATAGCAAACTTAATAACTGGTTGTGCTAATGTGCCTCTGACTGCAACATCCCCTTTAATATTAAGGGCGATCGCAACAGGACTTTCTAATTCTAAAGCTTTTATTACTTTACTTGCTGCTATGGGTTTTACTTTGGCATTAATTTGATAGTCTCCCTCTCCCGCCAAATCTAAAGATCCTAAAACCACCCCTGATACTTCCCCGAAATTGGTGGTTATGGCTTCTAATTCCACTTGCGACTTATTAAAATTTATTTGACCATCACTACCACTAAAAGGTTTGACTAAGTTGGGAATTTCCATACTCACATCATCGAGAGTCAAGCTACCATTTAATTCTGGAATGGGTGCATCCGTTAGCTTAACGTCAATTTTACCGTTAAGATCTCCCTGACTTAGTTTAATCGGCAAAACAATCAAATTACTAATCTCTTTAGCATTCAACTCTTTAGCTTTTACAGTTAAATCGATCACTGATGTTTGATTATTACCTTCACCCTTAACAGTAAATTTTCCACCCTTAGTTAATTCGGCTAGTGCTTCAAAAGTAGTAATTTTCCCCAAAGGACGAATAACAACATTATCTATATCCGCAGCCACAGGAGGATTTAAAGCGGATGTTTCAGAATTATAAGCAACTAAATTAAGTTTTCCCCCCCGAAATTGAATAGAAGTAACTTCAACTTTAATACCCCCTTTGGGATCTTCCCCTGTGCCAAATTTAGTAGGAGTCCAAAGTTTCGACTCATCTTGTTCTATATAAATATTAGGTTCAACAATAATAATGTCTAACTTTAATTGCCTTGTCCGCAAAAAATACAGTGGTGCTAAACTAACTTTAACTGTGGGGGCTGCTAAATAATCAGGGTTATCTGGAGTCGCTGGTAGTGAACTTTCCCCAAAACTTGCACCTGTAGGGGTAATAGTTTTAAGTTCTCCTAATTTTAAAGGACGATGAAGATAGTTACTTGCTTCCTTTTCAATTAGAGGTACTAATTTACGCTGTAAAAAATACCAACCATAAACTAAACTGCTACCTGTACCAGCCAAAAGTAGAATAGTGATGGTGAGAGTTAGTTTGCGCCACCAATTATGAGTAGCAATCTTATTTTTTTTCGACTCACTTTCTATGTGACTGTCGGTATTGATTGCTTTATCTGAATTACGATCAGCATTGTGATTCATCTTAATGATTGATATCTCTGGCTGGGGATGCCAATTACAAAAGCTATAATCCTTACCAATATGACTAGGTTTAATTGGCTCTAAATTCTATAAATTGGACAGATAAAGTTTACCAATTATTAGCACAATGTTAATTTTTTTAAATAAAACCAAGTATAGCTAATCTTTAGTGCTATCGCTATCAACAATTTCTAAGTTCAAGTAGTTGTTTATAGTAGGACATGACGGCGCAAAATGGATTATGGATATTTAATTTAATATGAAAAACTCAAGCTTGAAATATTCTTAATCCTTTAGGAACAAGAACTAACAAGTGTTGTGTCTTAAAATAAAGCTAATGATCAAACTACACCTTAAAGTTAAACCAAATTCTAGTCAACAAAAAATCGAAGAATTAGCAGATGGTAGCTTAATTGTTTTTCTAAAATCTTCCCCAGTTAAAAATAAAGCAAATCAAGAGTTGATTAAAATTTTGGCAAAAAAATATCAAGTCTCTCAGGCTCAGGTTAACATTAAAGCTGGTTTGAGTAGTAGAAATAAATTAATTGAGATTAATTAACTCAAAGTTGGGAAATATATTCAACTATCTGTTGATGAATTTGCTCTTGGCTTTGTGTACCATCAACATGGATATATTTACCTTGATATTGAGTAAATATTTTTTGATATTGTTCCCGCACTTTAGTTAATTTTGTCTGAGTTTCGTAAATTTCTTGGGAGGAGCGTTTTTGTAACCTGGTTAAAGCTACTTCTACAGGAATATCTATATAAATAGTTATATCTGGATTAGGAAAGCGCGCATTTAATTGTTGAATAAATCTTAGTTTCTCTTCACTCTCACAGTTATAAGCCAGGGAAGAAAAATAATACCTCGTACTTATAACATGGTAATCCTTTTCAATTAATTTAAATACTCCATCAAAATCATTGTATAAATGATCATGGCGATCGCTGGCAAATAAATAAGCCATTTGTTCATCAAATAAGTCTTTATCCTTACTAAAAAGAATTCTCCTTTTTAAAGCTTGACGAATTAAATTACCAATGACACCATTAGAAGGCTCAGAACTAATTATGGCTTTGTCTCCTGTAGCAATTAGGTATTCTTTTAGTAATTCCGCTTGGGTAGATTTACCACTACTATCTATTCCTTCAAAGACAATAAAAAGTTTTGACATTGATCAATTGGGTTTTATATTTGAGCTTCTTAGCTTTTAGCCTTCAAATAATATCACCCTCCTGTCTCCTGTCTTCTTGATGCAGTCCAATACGGGGGAAACCCCCTTTTCTGCGTGCTGCATCGCTCCTGTCTCCTGTCTCCTGACTTAATAAACACAACTCACTTATTTGCGCCAAGCAAACCAAGTTTGTAGACGTTTTAATAAATTGGGGTGGCGTTGTAACTTTTGTTGATAAAAATCATTACTAACGTGATGTAAGATTTCTGTCATGGTGGGGTAAATAGTAGGAATGGAAACAGAGGTTAAGCCTCGCATGGGGTTAGAATCTAATTTTATTTGATGTTGCATCATTAAGGAAATAACTGTAATTAAATCCGCAGCGCGATCGCCTATTAAACTACACCCAATTATTGTGCCATCTTCTAAAACAATTAACTTACATAAACCTGTGGTTTGATCTGATATTTGAGCTTGAGCAACTTGATTATAATATTGCTTGAGGATATAAATTTCACCATATTTTTGTCTGGCTTGTCTTTCGTTTAAACCGACTCTTGCTAAGTTTGGTTGGGTTAAAATTGCCCAAGGTTGAGGGTAATAATTAGTTTTATACCAAGGGAAAAATAAAGTATTTTTAAGTATTAAACCAACTTCATATTGAGCAATGCTAGGTAAACAATAACCCCCAATTAGATCACCACAAGCATATATATTAGGGTTAGTAGTTTGCAATTTTTGATTAACATAAACCCGTTGCTGATTGTATTTAACCTCAACACCAGCCAAATTTAAACCTTCAATATTCGGTTGTCGATAATCAGCGATTATAATCTCATCGGCGGATAAAGCGCGATCGCTTGCTTGTAACCATTTTTGGTTATTAATTATTTTTATTTGACTAACTTCTGAATTAGTAACAATATTTATCCCCTCTGCTTCCAATTGGGCTTGAATGAGGGTAGCAATTTCTAAATCTTCTTGGGGTAATATTCTAGAATGTTTAACAACTAGGGTTATTTTCTTACCAAATCTGGTTAATGTTTGGGCAAATTCTAAAGCAATTGGGTCACTACCAACGACAATAATATTATCAGGTAACTGGGTTAATTTATTATTATCCCAATCTTTAAGAGTTAAATAACTATTAGATAGATCTTCAGATAAAAATTGTGGATTAAAAACAGAGCCAGTAGCCAATAAAAAATTACGCGATCGCAACTTTCTTTTATTAACCTGTAACCCTAATTTCGGTAATCTATAAAACTCTCCCATCCCCACAATTACATCCACCCCCAAAGCAGCCAAACCAGCTAAGGAATTTTGAGTTTGGATAATTGAATTGATGTTAATTGTCCAATTATTAGCCTGCGAAATAGAAATATTAGGTATTTTATTCTCAGCTATAGCAGCCAAGGGACTATTTACTAATTGATAATTCCAAGCAGCAAATTCACCCAAACTACGATTAATTAACGCCTCATTAATCAAATAATTACCATGATTGCATTGAGTTACTAAAGCAACACGGGCTTGAAGTTGCACCGCCACCTTTGCAGCATAGATACCTTCCCAACTGCTACCAATAATTATTAAGTCATATTCTAAGCTGTCACGCATTTAAATTACGGGTTAAGAAAGGAGACAGGAGTCAGGAGTCAGGAGTCGGAATATCGACGTTGATTGATTTTATTTGAATAGGAATCTAGTAGTTTACTTACTTCTTCTAGATGTAACATTAGTTTACCAGGATCACCGTAGTTTAGGTCTGCTGACAAAATTAAGTAATATCGGCCTTCTTCTAATGAACTTTGGGCTATATTTAGAAATCGAAGCTTGTCAGTTAATGTCTTTCTTTTAAAGCCTTCTGCTATATTT
Coding sequences:
- a CDS encoding pyridine nucleotide-disulfide oxidoreductase dimerization region, whose translation is MRDSLEYDLIIIGSSWEGIYAAKVAVQLQARVALVTQCNHGNYLINEALINRSLGEFAAWNYQLVNSPLAAIAENKIPNISISQANNWTININSIIQTQNSLAGLAALGVDVIVGMGEFYRLPKLGLQVNKRKLRSRNFLLATGSVFNPQFLSEDLSNSYLTLKDWDNNKLTQLPDNIIVVGSDPIALEFAQTLTRFGKKITLVVKHSRILPQEDLEIATLIQAQLEAEGINIVTNSEVSQIKIINNQKWLQASDRALSADEIIIADYRQPNIEGLNLAGVEVKYNQQRVYVNQKLQTTNPNIYACGDLIGGYCLPSIAQYEVGLILKNTLFFPWYKTNYYPQPWAILTQPNLARVGLNERQARQKYGEIYILKQYYNQVAQAQISDQTTGLCKLIVLEDGTIIGCSLIGDRAADLITVISLMMQHQIKLDSNPMRGLTSVSIPTIYPTMTEILHHVSNDFYQQKLQRHPNLLKRLQTWFAWRK
- a CDS encoding S23 ribosomal protein; its protein translation is MLNQPAKSFQDLIVWQKAHQLVLSIYRFSQNFPTSETYGLTSQLRRASVSIPANIAEGFKRKTLTDKLRFLNIAQSSLEEGRYYLILSADLNYGDPGKLMLHLEEVSKLLDSYSNKINQRRYSDS
- a CDS encoding dTMP kinase, which produces MSKLFIVFEGIDSSGKSTQAELLKEYLIATGDKAIISSEPSNGVIGNLIRQALKRRILFSKDKDLFDEQMAYLFASDRHDHLYNDFDGVFKLIEKDYHVISTRYYFSSLAYNCESEEKLRFIQQLNARFPNPDITIYIDIPVEVALTRLQKRSSQEIYETQTKLTKVREQYQKIFTQYQGKYIHVDGTQSQEQIHQQIVEYISQL